Proteins from a genomic interval of Oxyura jamaicensis isolate SHBP4307 breed ruddy duck chromosome 10, BPBGC_Ojam_1.0, whole genome shotgun sequence:
- the SNX22 gene encoding sorting nexin-22, whose product MIVVSIPAAEPEATARSPEKAHTVFLVEVLCNGRRHTVAKRYSEFQALHKRIKKTCKVPDFPPRRVPNWVPKVLEQRRQGLELYIQGVLCRNKELPQDVLDFLKVRRCQQDPKGSSPLTSHPPSQRPVLGFHTDPYVRLPVTDALPDTVLSGVLQGLYAPWSCCPRAAVCQGQPGS is encoded by the exons ATGATCGTCGTCTCCATCCCTGCGGCGGAGCCCGAGGCGACAGCGCGCAGCCCCGAGAAGGCGCACACG GTGTTCCTGGTGGAGGTGCTGTGCAATGGCCGGCGGCACACGGTGGCGAAGCGCTACAGCGAGTTCCAGGCACTGCACAAGCGG atCAAGAAGACCTGCAAGGTGCCCGACTTCCCCCCGCGGCGGGTCCCCAACTGGGTGCccaaggtgctggagcagcgcCGGCAGGGCCTGGAGCTCTACATCCAG GGCGTCCTGTGCCGCAACAAGGAGCTGCCCCAGGACGTGCTGGACTTCCTGAAGGTGCGGCGCTGCCAGCAGGACCCCaagggcagcagccccct CACCAGCCACCCGCCCTCTCAGCGACCTGTCCTTGGCTTCCACACCGACCCCTACGTGCGGCTGCCAGTCACGG ATGCGCTCCCCGACACCGTGCTGAGCGGGGTGCTGCAAGGCCTCTACGCCCCGTGGAGCTGCTGTCCCCGAGCAGCTGTGTGCCAGGGGCAGCCGGGCTCCTGA